One stretch of Streptomyces sp. A2-16 DNA includes these proteins:
- a CDS encoding SPOR domain-containing protein yields MNDGTITLPWLVIRQDDNGNRYRVGRYATRAEAQKIADSLDARGHKQLYWVERIGPNGASSAD; encoded by the coding sequence GTGAACGACGGCACGATCACTCTTCCCTGGCTCGTCATACGACAGGACGACAACGGCAATCGCTACCGCGTGGGCAGGTACGCGACCAGGGCGGAGGCCCAGAAGATCGCCGACAGCCTCGATGCCCGCGGCCACAAACAGCTCTACTGGGTCGAGCGCATCGGCCCCAACGGCGCGAGTTCCGCCGACTGA
- a CDS encoding DUF4190 domain-containing protein: protein MSIPPPPGPHQPAPAQGPSPAPDPYAPPPQGQSPYGPPAPGPQPYGQPQGPQSYGQPYGQPYGQPYGPPYQTWGQGYSPYARPSSVNGLAIASLVLGVLCCFPGVGLLLGVIALVQIRKKGQSGKALAITGSILSSLGLALWVLVLATGGLSDAWEGFKKGATEGTAFSVVKGQCFVAPGESLEGLTYDVKEVPCAGEHEGEVFGAFRMTGSTFPGDSAVSDAADAKCYPLRDAYVMDTWALPEDVDVYYFGPTRQSWRLGDREVTCIFGNTDEKATLTGSLRADESTLDADQVTLLKSLNAMDTVLWEEPEEYPEDDLPGYQDWSRDVHGTLDRQIGALRAHSWPAKADKPVAALVKDLEKARAEWAKAVTAAENDDIDTFYTHYDKGYAYVDGSSTVTARKALGLATKRPTYDEDYGDGGGDSTGGELDV from the coding sequence GTGTCCATACCCCCGCCCCCTGGGCCCCACCAGCCCGCCCCCGCCCAGGGGCCGTCCCCGGCCCCGGACCCGTACGCTCCGCCGCCGCAGGGACAGTCGCCGTACGGGCCGCCGGCACCGGGACCGCAGCCCTACGGACAGCCTCAGGGACCGCAGTCGTACGGGCAGCCGTACGGGCAGCCGTACGGGCAACCCTATGGCCCGCCGTACCAGACCTGGGGGCAGGGCTACAGCCCTTACGCCCGGCCCTCCTCCGTCAACGGCCTCGCCATCGCCTCCCTGGTGCTCGGCGTCCTGTGCTGCTTCCCGGGCGTGGGACTGCTGCTCGGCGTGATCGCGCTGGTGCAGATCAGGAAGAAGGGCCAGTCCGGCAAGGCGCTCGCGATCACCGGGTCGATCCTGTCGTCGCTGGGGCTCGCCCTGTGGGTGCTGGTGCTCGCCACCGGCGGGCTCTCCGACGCGTGGGAGGGGTTCAAGAAGGGCGCGACCGAGGGCACGGCCTTCTCGGTGGTCAAGGGCCAGTGCTTCGTCGCGCCGGGGGAGTCCCTCGAAGGGCTGACCTACGACGTCAAGGAGGTGCCCTGCGCGGGTGAGCACGAGGGCGAGGTGTTCGGCGCGTTCAGGATGACCGGCTCCACGTTCCCCGGGGACAGCGCGGTCTCCGACGCCGCCGACGCGAAGTGCTACCCGCTGCGGGACGCCTACGTCATGGACACCTGGGCGCTGCCCGAGGACGTGGACGTGTACTACTTCGGTCCGACCCGGCAGAGCTGGCGCCTCGGCGACCGCGAGGTCACCTGCATCTTCGGCAACACCGACGAGAAGGCCACCCTGACCGGCTCGCTGCGCGCCGACGAGAGCACCCTCGACGCGGACCAGGTCACCCTTCTGAAGTCGCTCAACGCCATGGACACCGTGCTGTGGGAGGAGCCCGAGGAGTACCCCGAGGACGACCTGCCCGGTTACCAGGACTGGTCGCGGGACGTCCACGGCACCCTCGACCGGCAGATCGGGGCGCTGCGCGCGCACTCCTGGCCGGCCAAGGCCGACAAGCCGGTCGCGGCCCTGGTCAAGGACCTGGAGAAGGCGCGCGCCGAGTGGGCGAAGGCGGTCACCGCGGCCGAGAACGACGACATCGACACCTTCTACACCCACTACGACAAGGGCTACGCCTACGTCGACGGCTCCAGCACGGTCACCGCACGCAAGGCTCTGGGGCTGGCCACCAAGCGGCCGACGTACGACGAGGACTACGGCGACGGGGGCGGTGACTCGACTGGAGGCGAACTCGATGTGTGA
- a CDS encoding GntR family transcriptional regulator translates to MTFGEQPAYLRVAGDLRKKIVDGSLPPHTRLPSQARIREEYGVSDTVALEARKVLMAEGLVEGRSGSGTYVRERPVPRRIARSGYRPASGATPYRQEQADGEGRGTWESSSRQTEASVAIAERLAIRPGDRVMCTKYVFREAGEPIMLSTSWEPLAVTGRTPVMLPEEGPLGGMGVVERMAAIDVVVDNVTEEVGARPGLAEELLALGGVPGHVVLVVHRTYYASGRPVETADVVIPADRYQVAYHLPVK, encoded by the coding sequence GTGACATTCGGTGAGCAGCCGGCGTACCTGCGCGTCGCGGGTGATCTCCGCAAGAAGATCGTCGACGGTTCGCTGCCACCGCACACCCGCCTGCCGTCCCAGGCCAGAATCCGCGAGGAGTACGGCGTCTCGGACACCGTCGCGCTGGAGGCCCGCAAGGTGCTGATGGCCGAGGGTCTGGTCGAGGGCCGCTCCGGCTCCGGGACGTACGTCCGCGAGCGTCCCGTGCCCCGCCGTATCGCCCGCTCCGGCTACCGCCCGGCCTCCGGTGCCACGCCCTACCGGCAGGAGCAGGCCGACGGGGAGGGGCGCGGCACCTGGGAGTCCAGCAGCAGGCAGACCGAGGCCTCCGTCGCCATCGCGGAGCGGCTCGCCATCCGGCCGGGGGACCGGGTGATGTGCACGAAGTACGTCTTCCGGGAGGCCGGTGAGCCCATCATGCTCTCCACCTCCTGGGAGCCCCTCGCGGTCACCGGGCGCACCCCCGTGATGCTCCCCGAGGAGGGCCCCCTCGGCGGCATGGGCGTGGTCGAGCGCATGGCCGCCATCGACGTCGTCGTGGACAACGTCACCGAGGAGGTGGGCGCCCGCCCCGGCCTCGCCGAGGAGCTCCTCGCCCTGGGCGGTGTCCCCGGGCATGTCGTCCTCGTGGTCCACCGCACCTACTACGCCTCGGGCCGCCCCGTGGAGACGGCAGACGTGGTGATTCCGGCCGACCGCTACCAGGTCGCGTACCACCTTCCGGTGAAGTAG
- a CDS encoding ATP-binding protein, with protein sequence MIGVIDTEGDCAKWTFPADPGAVRAARAAVRDRLAAWNLDGLADVAALLVSELVTNSLRHATGPIGVRLVRPGTDGILRVEVSDPLPDPPRERVADLDDESGRGLQLVANAADRWGTRPGATGKTVWFELSIPV encoded by the coding sequence GTGATCGGCGTGATCGACACCGAAGGCGACTGTGCCAAGTGGACGTTCCCGGCGGACCCGGGCGCCGTTCGCGCTGCCCGCGCGGCTGTCAGGGACCGGCTGGCCGCCTGGAACCTCGACGGCCTCGCCGACGTCGCCGCCCTGCTGGTCAGTGAACTGGTGACCAACTCCCTGCGGCACGCCACCGGCCCCATCGGCGTCCGTCTGGTCCGTCCCGGGACCGACGGCATCCTCCGGGTGGAGGTCTCCGACCCCCTGCCCGACCCGCCCCGCGAACGCGTCGCCGACCTGGACGACGAGAGCGGCCGCGGCCTGCAACTGGTCGCCAATGCTGCCGACCGTTGGGGTACCCGGCCCGGAGCCACGGGCAAGACGGTCTGGTTCGAACTCTCGATACCGGTATGA
- a CDS encoding (deoxy)nucleoside triphosphate pyrophosphohydrolase: MTERIVVVAAALYDGDRLLAARRSAPPALAGRWELPGGKVEDGESPQEALSRELREELGVEAEVLERVPGEWPLKPPYVLQAWTARLLPDSPDPKPLQDHDELRWLTPERIGEVDWLDQDVEAIGALRAFTGAGDRPAGPHEPAPARRRVPPSS; encoded by the coding sequence ATGACGGAACGGATCGTGGTGGTGGCGGCCGCCCTCTATGACGGCGACCGCCTCCTCGCAGCCCGCCGCAGCGCGCCTCCTGCGCTGGCCGGCCGTTGGGAGCTGCCCGGGGGCAAGGTGGAGGACGGCGAGAGCCCGCAGGAGGCCCTGTCCCGGGAATTGCGTGAGGAACTGGGCGTGGAGGCCGAGGTGCTGGAGCGGGTCCCCGGTGAGTGGCCCCTGAAGCCCCCTTACGTCCTCCAGGCCTGGACGGCCCGCCTCCTCCCGGACTCCCCGGACCCCAAACCCCTTCAGGACCACGACGAACTGCGCTGGCTGACCCCCGAGCGGATCGGGGAGGTGGACTGGCTCGACCAGGACGTGGAGGCCATCGGCGCGCTGAGGGCCTTCACGGGTGCGGGAGACCGCCCGGCCGGCCCCCATGAACCCGCACCCGCACGACGGCGAGTGCCCCCGAGCTCCTAG
- a CDS encoding serpin family protein — translation MPITGATAQVVNGLTARWAGVSSGGTVFSAAGVWPLLAFLADGAQGAARAELARALGVPAEQAAAAARELLAGLADERALDCALGLWTRRTLELREEWETGLPVDALGVLTGDPALDQREMDAWAAKRTGGLIARMPVEARDDTELVLASALALRTTWLRPFEVRPVRPSAGPWQGRTLRGLHRLSVRLDRVGVAAAPEGRVTEVRVLGDHGIDVHLLLGDEHMTPGQVMAAGTAALDDTCPVVRGSLLPYGPAGPGLRVEERPCATPRQPTLEVTTAAFEVRAHHDLLELHGLFGLTAARDARQGHFPGISVSPLTVGSARQSVLARFDALGFEAAAVTAVAAAPGAAPGGAPLGYTSTVVTAAFDRPFGFLAVHRETRLALTAGWVKEPAAFG, via the coding sequence ATGCCGATCACGGGTGCGACGGCCCAGGTGGTGAACGGGCTCACGGCGCGGTGGGCGGGGGTGTCCTCCGGGGGGACCGTGTTCTCGGCCGCCGGGGTGTGGCCGCTGCTGGCCTTCCTGGCCGACGGGGCGCAGGGGGCGGCGCGGGCCGAGCTGGCGCGGGCCCTCGGGGTGCCCGCGGAGCAAGCGGCCGCGGCGGCAAGGGAGTTGCTCGCGGGACTGGCCGACGAGCGGGCGCTGGACTGTGCCCTCGGACTGTGGACCAGGCGGACGCTGGAGCTGCGCGAGGAGTGGGAGACCGGGCTGCCCGTCGACGCGCTCGGGGTCCTCACCGGCGATCCCGCCCTCGACCAGCGGGAGATGGACGCCTGGGCCGCGAAACGGACCGGCGGGCTGATCGCGCGGATGCCGGTGGAGGCGCGGGACGACACCGAGCTGGTGCTGGCGAGCGCGCTGGCCCTGCGGACCACGTGGCTGCGGCCCTTCGAGGTGCGTCCGGTACGGCCGTCCGCGGGCCCCTGGCAGGGCCGCACCCTGCGCGGGCTGCACCGGCTCAGCGTGCGGCTGGACCGGGTCGGGGTGGCGGCCGCGCCCGAGGGCCGGGTCACCGAGGTGCGGGTGCTCGGCGACCACGGCATCGACGTCCATCTGCTGCTCGGGGACGAGCACATGACGCCGGGTCAGGTGATGGCGGCGGGAACGGCCGCGCTCGACGACACCTGTCCGGTCGTACGGGGGTCGTTGCTTCCGTACGGGCCCGCGGGGCCGGGGCTGCGGGTCGAGGAGCGGCCCTGTGCCACCCCTCGGCAGCCGACGCTGGAGGTGACGACGGCGGCGTTCGAGGTGCGGGCGCACCACGATCTGCTGGAGCTGCACGGGCTGTTCGGGCTCACCGCGGCACGGGACGCGCGGCAGGGGCACTTCCCCGGCATCAGCGTCTCGCCGCTGACCGTCGGCTCCGCCCGGCAGTCCGTCCTGGCCCGCTTCGACGCACTCGGCTTCGAGGCGGCCGCGGTGACGGCGGTCGCGGCGGCGCCGGGCGCGGCGCCTGGCGGGGCCCCGCTCGGGTACACCTCGACCGTGGTCACGGCCGCCTTCGACCGCCCCTTCGGCTTCCTCGCCGTGCACCGCGAGACACGGCTGGCGCTGACGGCGGGGTGGGTGAAGGAACCGGCGGCGTTCGGCTGA
- a CDS encoding SDR family NAD(P)-dependent oxidoreductase produces the protein MNKVWLITGASSGFGRAITEAALADGDVVVGAARRPEALDDLVAAHPDQLEALRLDVTDSAAAQAAVGDVLARHGRIDVLVNNAGRTHVGAFEETTDEELRELFDLHVLGPAALTRAVLPSMRERRSGAIVQMSSMGGQLSFAGFSAYSGTKFALEGMSEGLADEVREFGVKVLIVEPGAFRTSLFETGRAGVSADSGVYAKVSETRGFVSGGDGSQAGDPAKAAALIRAALDAERTPLRLPLGEDAVTAVLDHLDGVRADVAAWEKSTRATAFDD, from the coding sequence ATGAACAAGGTGTGGCTGATCACGGGAGCGAGCAGCGGGTTCGGGCGGGCCATCACCGAGGCCGCGCTGGCCGACGGCGATGTCGTGGTCGGTGCCGCCCGCAGGCCCGAGGCGCTGGACGACCTGGTGGCCGCTCACCCCGACCAGCTGGAGGCGCTGCGTCTGGACGTGACCGACTCGGCCGCCGCACAGGCCGCGGTGGGCGACGTGCTGGCCCGCCACGGACGGATCGACGTACTGGTCAACAACGCGGGCCGAACCCATGTCGGCGCCTTCGAGGAGACCACCGACGAGGAACTGCGCGAACTGTTCGACCTGCACGTCCTGGGTCCCGCGGCCCTCACCAGGGCCGTGCTGCCCTCCATGCGCGAGCGGCGGTCGGGGGCGATCGTGCAGATGAGCAGCATGGGCGGGCAGCTGTCCTTCGCGGGATTCTCGGCGTACAGCGGGACGAAGTTCGCGCTGGAGGGCATGTCCGAGGGGCTCGCCGACGAGGTGCGGGAGTTCGGTGTCAAGGTGCTGATCGTGGAGCCGGGAGCCTTCCGCACCTCGCTGTTCGAGACGGGCCGGGCGGGGGTCAGCGCCGACAGCGGGGTCTACGCCAAGGTGAGCGAGACCCGCGGGTTCGTCTCCGGCGGCGACGGCAGCCAGGCCGGCGATCCGGCGAAGGCGGCCGCGCTGATCCGGGCCGCGCTCGACGCCGAACGGACCCCGCTGCGGCTGCCCCTCGGCGAGGACGCGGTGACCGCGGTGCTCGACCATCTCGACGGCGTGCGCGCCGACGTCGCCGCCTGGGAGAAGAGCACTCGGGCCACCGCCTTCGACGACTGA